The region CTATGAAACTAAGTATGATGGAGCTTATGTTTCCGCTATTAACGGAATAAGGGAGGACTTAAGCAGTACTGCCGGCTGGAAGTATTTAGTTAACGGGGATGATCCTCCGATTCCGGCCCGGGAAAAGATTTTAGCCGGTGGCGATACGGTAGTTTGGTTTTACGCTGAAAGCAGCGAGGATCAAACTCCCGGTCGTGATAAATCACAAGACCCGTTGGAGCGTCCCCTGTTAACGGAAGAAGAAAAAGAGATAAGACAGCAAATCCGCCAGATGGCGCGGGAAAGACTTGAGCGAATCTTGCAGGAACTTCCGCATCTAGAACCTTCTTCTACTTCTCCTGTCGAAGAGGTAGAGCGAGCGGTGGTTGTGGTGGGTTTGGAGGCTCCTATAAAAGAAGAAGAAAAAATTTATCTGGCTCAACTGCTTAGTAATAATAAGGTACAGTTGGAAGTTCCAGTTAAGAGGAAGGCGGAAAACGTAATTACCGACGCTCAGCAGGAGGTTAAACTGGAAATACCCCGGGAAGCTCTGGAGGATGACCAGGTAATCAGAGTAGAAGAAATCGAGGACAGCAGCATAGCCGGGCTGGTCTTTCCCGCCGGTTACGTTCCCCTCTCCGGTGTATATGAGTTTGGGCCGTCCGGCACCACTTTCCAAAAGCCCGCCATTTTACAACTGAAGCTGGTGGTGCCCCCGTATATCTCTCCAGAAAGGGTTGCTCTGGCATGGTTCGACGAGCATTCCAACCGGTGGGTACCTGTACCGGCAGTACTGGATCTGGCCAACGGGGAGATAACCGGGTTAGTTAACCACTTTACCAAATTTGCGGTCCTGGGTGAAATAAATGCCGGTTTTGTGGACCTTACGGAGGAATGGGAATGGGCCAGGGAAGCTGTGGGATATTTAACCGCTAGAGGAGTAATTGAAGGTTTAGGTAATGGGGAATTTGCTCCTGGCAGAAGTATTACTAGGGCTGAATTTATCAAAATGATAACTAAAGTTCTCGGGTTGAGCGCTAATGGTCTCGGACAAGTGCCCTTCAGTGATGTGCCCAAAGGCGCTTGGTATGCGCCTTTTGTTCGGGCGGCTTGGGCGGCAGGTCTTGCCAAAGGATATGCGGACTTTTCTTTCAAACCCGACCAACCCCTTACCCGGCAGGAAATGGCCGTGATTCTAGTCAGAGCTCTACAAAAGGAGCAGGCGGCTCTCAGCCTGTCTCCGGCGGAACAACTGGATGAACTGAGCTTTGTAGACCAGGAAGTAATTGCTGGCTGGGCCAGACCGTATGTGGCTCTCGCTCTGAAGGAAGGTTTCCTCGATGGAATGGATGATACCCGGTTCGCTCCCAAAGAGGAAATAGAACGAGCTCGAGCTGCGTTAGTAATTTACCGTTTATTCGAACAAATAAACGGACTGCGGAGGAATTAACTTTGAAATTCATTAAGATTGTTGCTACTATACTTCTGGTTATGCTGTTAACCGGTTGCGGACAAGAGATATCCTCTCAGGGAGGAGCTAACCCTCAAGAGGATAACAGGGTTAAGCTCTGGGTTACGACCGATTTCGGAGTTGATGAAGTTTTTACTGCACCAGTACCTTTCCGCCCGGGGGAAGCAGTGCTGGACCTGTTAATCCAGCACCTGGAGGTGGAAACTCATTACGGAGGAGGGTTTGTAAACTCAATTAACGGTATAAGGTCCGGTTATACCGGGATTTCTGGTACTGCTCGTAGGAAGAGTGACTGGTTTTACTGGGTTAACGGTATTTTGAGCTCGGTGGGAGCAGGTGATTATTTCCCCCAGAAGGGAGATGTAATTTGGTGGGACTATCATAACTGGGAAACCGGTAACCTCATACCGGCGGTAGTCGGGGCGTATCCCCAGCCTTTTATCAACGGTTATAGTGGTAAAAATCCCGGGGTTCGGATTATGTTCACTCCGGAACAAAAGGAATTGGCAGCCAAAATCGGAGAGGCACTTAATGAGCTGGGTGCTCCCAGTGTGGAGGTAGTATCCTACCAAGATTCCCTGGCCCGTTCTCGGGACAGGATAACTATGGTGGTGGGCCTTTGGTCGGAGCTGGAGCAGTACAAAACATTGGCTGATTTGGCCAGAAAACGGAATAAAGTTGGTCTTTTTGTTGACTTGCAGGCAATGAAATTCACAATTTTAGATGCTGAAGGCTTACCGAAAGGTACGTATGGAGCAGGTACAGGTGCTATTCTGGCGACTGGAGCGGGACCGGGGGATCCGTATCCCCTCTGGGTGGTTACAGCCGTTGATGTTGGAGGTTTGGAAGAGGCGGTAGAGATATTGACCGGTGCCCCAGAGCGGTTGGAGCGTCACATCGGCGTACTGGTGCGGGAGAACTTGATTATAGGACTTCCGGCCCGCTAAAGGAAGGAGGGCTCCCGGGTGAACTCCTTATCCGAAAAACAGGCCCTTCTAAAAACTTTGCACCCGGTAACTGCCTTGCTGTATCTGGCAGTAATGGGGGTCCTGTCTTTTGCCCTTGATCATCCCTTGTACCTGGCAGGTATTTTAGGGGTAGTAGTAATAGCTATCGTGCAGGTGGATGAGAAGAAAACTTTTTATTCTTATATTAAGATCGGGCTTTTTATACTGGCTCTTATTATGATCGTCAACCCTCTTGTTAACAAAGCAGGGCAGACTATTTTATGGCGAGGACCTTATTTGCCGCTTTTAGGCAGAATTTCCGTCTCACTGGAGGCGGTCGTTTACAGTACTGCTATGGGCCTCCGGTTGTTCTCTGTACTGTTGCTTATCTGCTTGTACCAGCTTATGGTAGATCCCGATCAGCAGTTTGATATATTTTCCCGGGTGGCCAAAAGGTCAGGATTGACTGTTTCGCTTACCGCTCGCCTTTTCCCGCAGCTTGCTGAAAGATTGCGGGAGATTACCGATGTTCAAAAGATAAGAGGCGTGCGGCTCGACTCAGGTACCAGGAGGGAAAAAATCAGGAAACGGTTGCCTTTGCTTAAGATCTTGCTGATTACTTCTCTCGAAGGATCTTTGCAGATGGCAGAAGCAATCGAGGCGAGGGGCTACGGTAGCGGTTCTAGGAGTTTTTACGAAATTAATATTTTCCGTCCTCGGGATTATTTAATTTTAACTTCTACCTTTCTGGCTTTGGGAGCCGGTTTGGTAGGTATTACGCAAGGTTGGGGAGTTTATCGTTTTTACCCTGTATTAGGCCCCTGGGTGGATAGTTTCCCGGAGTTCCTTTGGATGATTTTAATCGAAATTATCCTGGCTGTACCGCTGGGATTGAATTGGGGATGGGAGATATGGCCCTTTATAAGATCGAAAATTTGACATACTATTATCCAGAGAACAAAAAGCCGGCTTTGCGAAAGGTGAATTTAACCATTGAGGAAGGAGAATTTATTTTATTAGTAGGCAGGTCGGGTTGCGGCAAATCGTCTCTGGCGCGGGTCCTGGCGGGGTTGATACCTGATTTTTACGGCGGTACGTATGGAGGACATGTTTACTTTGACGGAGTTAAGCTGGACCGAAACAGCCGGCGGCAGATAGCCCGGCAGGTGGGGATTGTATTTCAGGATCCGGAAAAGCAAGTAGTTATGACTCGGGTAGAGAGAGAGCTTGCTTTCGGTTTGGAGAATTTGGGATTAAGCCAGGAAGAAATGAAGCGGAGAGTAGCAGAAGTAGTATCTTTCTTCAATTTGACGGAACTGGTTCGATTACCCGTATCCTCTCTGTCGGGGGGCCAGAAACAAAAAGTGGCACTGGCAGCAGTAATGGCAATGCATCCAAGAGTTCTAATACTAGATGAACCCACGTCGCAGTTGGATCCTACCAGTGCGGAAGAAATACTGGCCTTAATTAAAAGGTTGCATGAAGAGCTGGGTCTGACGGTTGTTATGGTAGAACAGCGTTTAGAACGCTGTTTTCACCTGGCGGATAGAATAGTTTTACTTGATGAGGGACAGATTTTATGTGACGCTTCACCAGCTGAGTTTGCTCGATGGGCGATAAAGAACAATTCTATGTTTCTGCCTCCCGTAGCCAAATTTTTTGCCTGGTTGGGAAGTTCCACTATACCTCTTACCGTCCAGGAGGGCCGGGCTTTGTTGCGGAATTGGGCGGAGAGGAGAGCTTTTAAGTTTGAACCGGAAACCACAAAGCTTCCATTCAACTCAGTGGTGAAGACGCAAGCTTCGAGAGTTGTGGCTGAAGTAGAAAATCTTTGGTTTTCTTACTTTCCCGGGAAAGAAGTCCTAAAAGGTATCCGGCTTTCCCTACGGGAGGGCGAACTGGTAGCTTTATTAGGAGGTAATGGCGCCGGCAAGAGTACCTTATTACGCCACCTTATCGGTTTACTGAAGCCTGACCGGGGTAAAGTGTTGGTTATGGGTCGAGATACCAAAAAATGCCAAGCTGAGGACTTGGCCAGGTATGTTAGTTACCTGTCCCAGAATCCTAACGATTATCTCTTCCAGGACACGGTTGAAGGGGAACTCCAGTTCACTCTAAATAATTTTGATCTTAAAGATAGAGGAGAAATTGAAAGAACTTTAAAGGTGCTAGATCTTTGGAAATACCGCCATGTTAATCCTCGGGATTTAAGCAGCGGCGAACGGCAAAGGGTTGCTTTAGCTTCTGTACTGGTAGTCCAACCTCAAATACTTCTGCTGGACGAACCGACCAGAGGATTAGACTATCAGTTAAAGGAAAGTTTGGGAAAACTTTTGTTAAGGTTGAAAGATACGGGAACTACCGTTTTGCTCGTGACGCACGATGTGGAGTTTGCTGCGGAATTTGCTGAACGTGTAGTAATCATGTTTGACGGGCAGGTAGTTGCTGACGGCCACAAGAGCCAGGTGTTGGACGGAGCTATTTTCTATTCTCCGCAGTTGAACAAATTATTTAGAGACCACAGGAGAGGCATCATCACCTATCGGGATGCTTTGGCTCAACTGGGAGGAGTGGCCTATGGCCTTGACTAGACCTCCGGTTATTATAGCTTTGGCGTTGATTTTTTTTCTTCTGGCAGCCGTGGTTTTTATCTACAGGGATGATAACTGGAGCATGGCAGCCGTTTTATTAGCGGCAGCCGTTTTGTTTGCTTTCTACTTGCATTTTGAGTTAACCCATGTAACTTCCAAAGAATTAGCTCTTATTGCTACTCTGGCCGCGGTAGCTGCGTTGGGGAGGGTCCCCTTTGCCGCTATTCCGGGAATACAGCCCACTACATTTCTGGTTATTCTCTCTGGCTGTGTTTTCGGCAGCCGGGTGGGCTTTATGGTAGGGTCTACTGCCGCTCTGGTTTCTAATTTTTTCTTAGGGCAGGGACCTTGGACACCCTGGCAGATGCTGGCTTGGGGCTTGGCAGGAGCTTCAGCAGGGATATTGACCGGTATCAGACCAAACCTAGGAAGATGGGAGCTGGCCCTTTTCAGCGGAGTATGGGGATATATTTTCGGGTGGATCATGAATCTCTGGACGTGGACGGCTTTTGTTTATCCGCTAACCTGGCGATCTTTTTTCATGACTTATCTGGCCAGTTTGGGTATGGATACTCTCCACGCGATAGGAAATATAGTTTTTAGCTTGGTTTTCGGCAAGGAGTGTTGGAGCATTCTGCAGCGCTTCCGACGGAAGCTTCATGTAACCTATCTTGAGTAAAGGAGCGGTGCAAGATGAAGAAATGGTGGAAGGTCTTATGGTTAGTGTTTCTGTTTGCGCTGGTGGAGATAAGGGTAGGTCATGCGGTGGTAGCAGAAGATTTCAGAGCCAAGCTGATACACAGCAGAGAACGGGCGGTGAAATTTCTTCATGCGTACTACCGGGAAAGGGATTTCCGTGGTCTGCTGGATTGGGGGGCCGTAGCCCTGTACGCTGCCGGAGAGGATGTTTCTGATAAAAAATGGGAGAGTAATGACGGCCGCAACGGAGTTTGGTGGAGAGAAAATGAAGTCCGGCAGGGAATCATGCTATCGGAAAGAAGTACCGATTACCAAAGAACGATACTCGGGGTTTTGGCTGCCCATAAAGATCCCGGAAATTTCGGGGGAAAAAATTTGTTGGAAGCGGTCCTGAAGTCCCAGCTTTCCAACGGTAAGTTTGCCGACACTATTAACGGACGGGGTGAGCGGTTGATAAATGCTCACGTCTGGGCTATTATAGCTCTCTATGCGGCAGGGGAGCCTATTCCAGAGCGGGAAAAAGTGATCAAGTGGTTGGTAAAGCAGCAGAATCCAGATGGGGGTTACCACTTTGATACTACTGTCGAAGAATCAGAGGTAGACATGACTGCGACGGCTTTGATAGCTTTTGCCTTACTGGGGCTTTCCGCCGATGACCCTCCGGTACAAAAAGCCTTAAAATATCTGGAACAACAGCAACTTGACTCCGGTGGCTTTGGTAATTGGGGTGTAGAGAACTTGGAATCTACCGCCACAGTGATTCAGGCATTGGTGGCTTTGGGCTTAGATCCAACTGCCTCTCCTTGGAACAGGTCAGGTGGTGACCCTGTAACTGTTTTGCTGCAGTACCAACTGCCGGACGGTTCCTTCAAACATGTCTTGCAAGGAGGGTCAAATCTCATGGCCACGCAACAGGGGCTACTGGCCTTGACAGCTTATTTGGACGGCAGGACAGTTTATCAAAAGCTAAGGGATGAGAGCCTTGCTGCTTCCTTAACTTTCTCTGACTTATCTAGTAGCCACTGGGCGTATGAAGAAATAATGGAATTGGTTAGGGCGCGGATCCTGAACGGGTATCCTGATGGGACTTTTAAACCTAATAGGCCTGTAACCAGAGCCGAATTTACTAAATATATTGTTTACGGTCTTGAATACCATAAGGAGGCAGGGAATAAAACCAGGCGCTTCAAGGATGTATCTTTAAATCATTGGGCAAATCCTTTAATTCGCCTCGTTTTAGAAAAGGGGTTGATGAGAGGGAAAGGCAAGGATGTCTTTGCGCCCGATGACCGGATAACCGGAGCGGAAGTGATGACTGTACTGGTAAGAGCTTTGGGTCTCGAGCCAAAGGCCCTGGTTTTGCCGGCGCAACAATGGTATGAAGGGTATCTGCGGGTTGCTCGGGAAAAAGGCTTGCTTTATCCCGGTTTCCAGCCTGAGCAGCCTGCAACGCGGGCCCAATGTGCCTACAGTGTAAGTAAATTACGTACTCTTTTAAAGAACCAGAACTAACACCTGTCTTAATCTTACATCTCAAATCCAGAAACTGCCGTTGAAGAGCCGGACCCCCTCCGGTACAATAAGAGCAGAGTGCTCGGGGAGGGGTCGCATTGTCTTTACCGGGTCGAGCGGTTATACTGAGCAATCGGATACTACGGTTGGGGATTGTTTATTTTCTTATGGCAGGCCTGTCCCTGTTAATTTATTACTCCCCGGGAATGATTAAAGTTCCTTTCCACGATTCGGACGAGACAGCATTGGTAATTGGAGACCGGTTGATTAATCAGGAAGAAGTGGTATTGGAGAAGGATGAAATACTTCTGCCCCTTCCAACGGTTAAACAGCATTTAGATAAGCATATATTCTGGGACAAGGAAAAAAACAAAGTTATTGTCACTACCCGGGATAAGTTCATACGCATGAAAACTGCATCTCTAACTGCCTACATAAATTCGCAAGAAGTGAAGCTGGACGTTCCCGTGTCCCAAATTAGCGGTCTTATCTATATTCCTATCAGGTTTTTAGCTCCTCTGTACGGTATCACGGTAAAATATTTGCCGGAAACCAAAATAGTGGTAATAGATAGGGCGGACGAAGAGATAATCCAGGGGATAGCGGTAAAGAGAACGCGGGTGCGCACGGGCAGGTCGGTGCGGAAACCTTTTGTAGATTACCTGCAGGCCGGAGAAAAGGTGCTGATTTTCGGCTCGGAAGATGGATGGTTTCGTATAAGAACGCTAAGAGGGATTACAGGTTATGTCAAAAAGAATAACATCCGAGTTGAGGACAGGGTTTCAGTTGAACTCCCGCCTAAGGAGACGCCGCTGAACGAAATTCCTCCGGGTAAGATTAACCTTACCTGGGAACATGTGATTAATAAACATCCTGATCCCTCGACTATTGGGCAGCTTCCCGGGGTCAACGTAGTTTCTCCTACCTGGTTTTATCTTGCCGACGGAGAGGGAAATGTGAGTAACAAGGGAGATTTGAATTACGTTAATTGGGCTCACCGTAGGGGTTATCAAGTGTGGGCTTTATTCAGTAATGCCTTTGACCCCGAACGAACGCATAAGGTTCTGGCGGATTCTGATTTACGGGAAAAAGTTATCAAGCAGCTTTTGATTTATTCCCGGTTGTACCAGTTGGATGGAATAAACATCGACTTTGAAAATGTCTACCTTAAGGACAAGGCTCTTTTGGTACAGTTTGTCCGGGAACTTAGCGCTTTGCTGCACGCAGAAGGTTTAACCGTATCCATTGATGTTACGGTCAAGTCCAGCAGCGCTAACTATTCCCGGGTTTACGACCGCCGGTTACTGGCAGAAGCAGTAGACTATGTGATTCTTATGGGCTATGATGAGCACTGGGCTGGGAGTCCTGAAGCCGGGTCTGTAGCTTCCCTGCCCTGGGTGGAGAAAGGAATTGTAGGCGTGTTGGAAGAAGTGCCGGCAGAAAAACTTATACTTGGAGTACCCTTTTATACTCGCCTGTGGGTGGAAAAACTAGGAGAGGAAGGCATTTTGGAGGTTTCTTCCAAGGCATTGTCCATGACGGAGGCGGAAGCAATTATTAGAAGAAACAGGGCAAAAGTGGTATTCGACGAGGCGGCCGGCCAGCATTATGCCACATTTAGGCAGGGAGATACCATCTATGAAATTTGGTTGGAAAACGAAATATCTATGCGGCAGCGGGTTCAACTGGTCAAGAAATATGGATTGGCAGGGATAGCCTCCTGGCGCCGGGGGTTTGAAAAACCGGTTATTTGGGAAATCATTAATGAAGAGTTAAACGAATAAATTTTGGGTAAGAAGCCGTACCCAAATAAGGTACGGTTTTTTTATA is a window of Calderihabitans maritimus DNA encoding:
- a CDS encoding energy-coupling factor transporter transmembrane component T, whose product is MNSLSEKQALLKTLHPVTALLYLAVMGVLSFALDHPLYLAGILGVVVIAIVQVDEKKTFYSYIKIGLFILALIMIVNPLVNKAGQTILWRGPYLPLLGRISVSLEAVVYSTAMGLRLFSVLLLICLYQLMVDPDQQFDIFSRVAKRSGLTVSLTARLFPQLAERLREITDVQKIRGVRLDSGTRREKIRKRLPLLKILLITSLEGSLQMAEAIEARGYGSGSRSFYEINIFRPRDYLILTSTFLALGAGLVGITQGWGVYRFYPVLGPWVDSFPEFLWMILIEIILAVPLGLNWGWEIWPFIRSKI
- a CDS encoding ABC transporter ATP-binding protein; the encoded protein is MALYKIENLTYYYPENKKPALRKVNLTIEEGEFILLVGRSGCGKSSLARVLAGLIPDFYGGTYGGHVYFDGVKLDRNSRRQIARQVGIVFQDPEKQVVMTRVERELAFGLENLGLSQEEMKRRVAEVVSFFNLTELVRLPVSSLSGGQKQKVALAAVMAMHPRVLILDEPTSQLDPTSAEEILALIKRLHEELGLTVVMVEQRLERCFHLADRIVLLDEGQILCDASPAEFARWAIKNNSMFLPPVAKFFAWLGSSTIPLTVQEGRALLRNWAERRAFKFEPETTKLPFNSVVKTQASRVVAEVENLWFSYFPGKEVLKGIRLSLREGELVALLGGNGAGKSTLLRHLIGLLKPDRGKVLVMGRDTKKCQAEDLARYVSYLSQNPNDYLFQDTVEGELQFTLNNFDLKDRGEIERTLKVLDLWKYRHVNPRDLSSGERQRVALASVLVVQPQILLLDEPTRGLDYQLKESLGKLLLRLKDTGTTVLLVTHDVEFAAEFAERVVIMFDGQVVADGHKSQVLDGAIFYSPQLNKLFRDHRRGIITYRDALAQLGGVAYGLD
- a CDS encoding S-layer homology domain-containing protein; the protein is MKFLKFINTKRAINLLTVFLTGMVIVCLGLPAEAWGTVSVDIVHPPEGAKYLSDNTVAVKAKVYDSVYGEVYSGLEWYYNGQKLSFTEPEFHLRLGTEQLMEEPVIRVVYREVYDEVQITIYDDWEAIARAVSYLAEQQVDNGSFNDEWNNDWIALALAEAGVDLGDLRQGNTGKTYLEYLAEKELSTTGDLIKAILVLNAAGRDPRNFAGRNLVQELLDRQQEDGGFNAGSEMSEALAVIALVEAGESPFSPWAKAAKQRFLRPEARGKNNLWLEWGSESVDTTAAVIRALYLLGVDKEDPAIQEALETINRWQNNDGVIEITWDGVNWSPNYESTAEVVMALSQLGIDPTQSDWAKNGNNLVTALLNNQDPDSGAFLGDWGNNFPTQESIRALVSYRKAFRGGLGELPELPSGNQESGKGGGATNGSDRNESIEVAVSIIGPDGEVIFEGEVTISPDNPYGYTVLGALEATGLSYETKYDGAYVSAINGIREDLSSTAGWKYLVNGDDPPIPAREKILAGGDTVVWFYAESSEDQTPGRDKSQDPLERPLLTEEEKEIRQQIRQMARERLERILQELPHLEPSSTSPVEEVERAVVVVGLEAPIKEEEKIYLAQLLSNNKVQLEVPVKRKAENVITDAQQEVKLEIPREALEDDQVIRVEEIEDSSIAGLVFPAGYVPLSGVYEFGPSGTTFQKPAILQLKLVVPPYISPERVALAWFDEHSNRWVPVPAVLDLANGEITGLVNHFTKFAVLGEINAGFVDLTEEWEWAREAVGYLTARGVIEGLGNGEFAPGRSITRAEFIKMITKVLGLSANGLGQVPFSDVPKGAWYAPFVRAAWAAGLAKGYADFSFKPDQPLTRQEMAVILVRALQKEQAALSLSPAEQLDELSFVDQEVIAGWARPYVALALKEGFLDGMDDTRFAPKEEIERARAALVIYRLFEQINGLRRN
- a CDS encoding ECF transporter S component — protein: MALTRPPVIIALALIFFLLAAVVFIYRDDNWSMAAVLLAAAVLFAFYLHFELTHVTSKELALIATLAAVAALGRVPFAAIPGIQPTTFLVILSGCVFGSRVGFMVGSTAALVSNFFLGQGPWTPWQMLAWGLAGASAGILTGIRPNLGRWELALFSGVWGYIFGWIMNLWTWTAFVYPLTWRSFFMTYLASLGMDTLHAIGNIVFSLVFGKECWSILQRFRRKLHVTYLE
- a CDS encoding glycosyl hydrolase family 18 protein, translated to MSLPGRAVILSNRILRLGIVYFLMAGLSLLIYYSPGMIKVPFHDSDETALVIGDRLINQEEVVLEKDEILLPLPTVKQHLDKHIFWDKEKNKVIVTTRDKFIRMKTASLTAYINSQEVKLDVPVSQISGLIYIPIRFLAPLYGITVKYLPETKIVVIDRADEEIIQGIAVKRTRVRTGRSVRKPFVDYLQAGEKVLIFGSEDGWFRIRTLRGITGYVKKNNIRVEDRVSVELPPKETPLNEIPPGKINLTWEHVINKHPDPSTIGQLPGVNVVSPTWFYLADGEGNVSNKGDLNYVNWAHRRGYQVWALFSNAFDPERTHKVLADSDLREKVIKQLLIYSRLYQLDGINIDFENVYLKDKALLVQFVRELSALLHAEGLTVSIDVTVKSSSANYSRVYDRRLLAEAVDYVILMGYDEHWAGSPEAGSVASLPWVEKGIVGVLEEVPAEKLILGVPFYTRLWVEKLGEEGILEVSSKALSMTEAEAIIRRNRAKVVFDEAAGQHYATFRQGDTIYEIWLENEISMRQRVQLVKKYGLAGIASWRRGFEKPVIWEIINEELNE
- a CDS encoding S-layer homology domain-containing protein; amino-acid sequence: MKKWWKVLWLVFLFALVEIRVGHAVVAEDFRAKLIHSRERAVKFLHAYYRERDFRGLLDWGAVALYAAGEDVSDKKWESNDGRNGVWWRENEVRQGIMLSERSTDYQRTILGVLAAHKDPGNFGGKNLLEAVLKSQLSNGKFADTINGRGERLINAHVWAIIALYAAGEPIPEREKVIKWLVKQQNPDGGYHFDTTVEESEVDMTATALIAFALLGLSADDPPVQKALKYLEQQQLDSGGFGNWGVENLESTATVIQALVALGLDPTASPWNRSGGDPVTVLLQYQLPDGSFKHVLQGGSNLMATQQGLLALTAYLDGRTVYQKLRDESLAASLTFSDLSSSHWAYEEIMELVRARILNGYPDGTFKPNRPVTRAEFTKYIVYGLEYHKEAGNKTRRFKDVSLNHWANPLIRLVLEKGLMRGKGKDVFAPDDRITGAEVMTVLVRALGLEPKALVLPAQQWYEGYLRVAREKGLLYPGFQPEQPATRAQCAYSVSKLRTLLKNQN
- a CDS encoding DUF4430 domain-containing protein, with the protein product MKFIKIVATILLVMLLTGCGQEISSQGGANPQEDNRVKLWVTTDFGVDEVFTAPVPFRPGEAVLDLLIQHLEVETHYGGGFVNSINGIRSGYTGISGTARRKSDWFYWVNGILSSVGAGDYFPQKGDVIWWDYHNWETGNLIPAVVGAYPQPFINGYSGKNPGVRIMFTPEQKELAAKIGEALNELGAPSVEVVSYQDSLARSRDRITMVVGLWSELEQYKTLADLARKRNKVGLFVDLQAMKFTILDAEGLPKGTYGAGTGAILATGAGPGDPYPLWVVTAVDVGGLEEAVEILTGAPERLERHIGVLVRENLIIGLPAR